Proteins from a genomic interval of Microtus ochrogaster isolate Prairie Vole_2 chromosome 24, MicOch1.0, whole genome shotgun sequence:
- the Kera gene encoding keratocan: MAISTCLMVWVFLIAETVWTQRVRQAYEVQDPEVWDVHDDFYCPRECFCPPSFPTALYCENRGLTEIPIIPSRIWYLYLENNQIETIPEKPFENATQLRWINLNKNKITNYGIEKGALSQLKKLLFLFLEDNELEEVPSPLPRSLEQLQLARNKVSRIPQGTFSNLENLTLLDLQHNKLIDNAFQRDTFKGLKNLMQLNMAKNALRNMPPRLPANTMQLFLDNNSIEAIPENYFNVIPKVAFLRLNHNKLSDAGLPSRGFDVSSILDLQLSHNQLTNFPRINANLQHLHLDHNKIKNVNMSVICPTTLRAEQDAFIHGPQLSYLRLDGNEIKPPIPMDLVTCFKLLQAFII; this comes from the exons ATGGCAATCTCAACCTGTTTGATGGTCTGGGTGTTCCTCATAGCAGAGACTGTGTGGACACAGAGAGTGAGGCAGGCCTATGAGGTACAGGACCCAGAGGTCTGGGATGTGCATGATGACTTCTATTGTCCTAGGGAATGTTTCTGTCCCCCGAGTTTCCCTACAGCCTTATACTGTGAGAACAGAGGTCTCACAGAAATCCCCATTATTCCTTCAAGAATCTGGTACCTCTACCTGGAAAACAACCAGATAGAAACCATACCTGAGAAACCATTTGAGAATGCCACCCAGTTAAGATGGATCAatttaaataagaacaaaataaccaACTATGGGATTGAGAAGGGGGCCCTGAGCCAgctaaagaagcttcttttcctgtttctggaaGACAACGAGCTGGAGGAGGTACCTTCTCCGTTGCCAAGAAGTTTGGAACAATTACAGTTAGCTAGAAATAAGGTATCCAGAATCCCTCAGGGGACCTTCAGTAACCTGGAAAACCTGACCCTTCTTGACCTGCAGCATAACAAACTTATAGATAATGCCTTTCAAAGAGATACCTTCAAGGGGCTTAAGAACCTCATGCAGCTTAACATGGCCAAGAATGCCCTGAGGAACATGCCGCCAAGATTACCAGCCAACACCATGCAACTGTTTCTGGACAACAACTCCATTGAAGCAATACCTGAAAATTACTTCAATGTGATTCCTAAAGTCGCCTTCCTGAGACTCAACCACAACAAACTATCTGATGCCGGCCTCCCATCCAGAGGTTTCGATGTGTCGTCCATTTTAGATCTTCAACTGTCTCACAATCAGCTCACAAACTTTCCCCGAATTAATGCAAACCTGCAGCACCTTCACCTCGAtcacaacaaaattaaaa ACGTGAACATGTCAGTAATATGTCCCACCACACTGCGTGCAGAACAGGACGCCTTCATTCACGGACCCCAGCTGAGCTACCTGCGCCTGGACGGAAATGAAATCAAGCCGCCAATCCCAATGGATTTAGTGACATGCTTCAAGCTGCTTCAGGCCTTCATTATATAA